From a region of the Sesamum indicum cultivar Zhongzhi No. 13 linkage group LG3, S_indicum_v1.0, whole genome shotgun sequence genome:
- the LOC105157143 gene encoding (-)-isopiperitenol/(-)-carveol dehydrogenase, mitochondrial-like, producing MAATPSIPVNRKLEGKVAIVTGGANGIGETTACFFAQHGARVVIADIQAEKGRSVAESIGSSSCSYFQCDIADEEQVKSLVEWTVETYGGLDIMFANAAILSGVEQTIVDLDFKKFDHVMRVNAWGTAACVKQAARKMIELGTRGAIVCSAAVTGSIGAETFTDYLMSKHAVVGLVKAASQQLGVHGIRVNCVSMSCAVTPMSSQVGLSTDEAVENFFGPFTSLKGVTPRTAHVADAVVFLASGDSAFISGHDLVVDGGLICFPRLNK from the coding sequence AGTAGCCATAGTGACCGGCGGGGCCAATGGTATCGGCGAGACAACCGCCTGCTTCTTCGCCCAACACGGCGCACGCGTAGTAATCGCCGACATCCAAGCCGAAAAAGGCCGATCCGTGGCGGAGTCCATCGGCTCGTCGAGCTGCAGCTACTTCCAATGCGACATCGCCGATGAAGAACAAGTCAAGTCCTTGGTGGAGTGGACTGTGGAAACCTATGGCGGCCTGGACATAATGTTCGCCAATGCCGCAATTCTCAGCGGTGTCGAGCAAACCATTGTTGACCTCGATTTTAAAAAGTTCGACCATGTTATGCGGGTCAATGCCTGGGGAACGGCCGCCTGTGTGAAGCAAGCTGCACGTAAAATGATTGAGCTGGGTACTAGGGGAGCCATTGTTTGCTCGGCCGCTGTCACGGGCTCGATCGGCGCAGAAACCTTCACGGACTACTTGATGTCGAAGCATGCGGTGGTGGGGCTGGTGAAAGCGGCGAGCCAGCAGTTGGGAGTTCATGGGATAAGGGTTAACTGTGTGTCGATGTCGTGTGCGGTGACGCCGATGTCCTCGCAAGTTGGGCTAAGCACCGACGAAGCTGTTGAGAACTTTTTCGGGCCATTCACCAGCTTGAAAGGGGTAACGCCGAGGACGGCGCATGTGGCGGATGCGGTGGTCTTTTTGGCTTCGGGAGATTCGGCTTTCATCAGCGGGCACGACTTGGTGGTCGATGGTGGACTCATTTGTTTCCCAagacttaataaataa
- the LOC105157144 gene encoding (-)-isopiperitenol/(-)-carveol dehydrogenase, mitochondrial-like — protein sequence MADAQSVPLKKKLEGKVAIVTGGASGIGEATVRLFAEHGARAVVIADIQAEKGRSVAESIGSQCCSYFQCDVADEERVKSMVEWTVKTYGGLDIMFSNAGIIGSSDQTILDLDFSQYEDVMRVNARGMAVCVKQAARKMIELGTRGAIVCTSSVVAVVPVQMFTDYTMSKHAVVGLVRAASQQLGAHGIRINCVSPSAVVTPMAKKVGVATAGDVENLFGPSTSLKGVSLTAERVAEAVVFLASDDSAFITGHNLVVDGGLISMPFIQVGTKSS from the coding sequence ATGGCGGACGCCCAATCAGTTCCCCTCAAGAAAAAGCTAGAAGGCAAAGTAGCCATTGTAACGGGCGGCGCCAGCGGCATCGGAGAGGCCACCGTCCGCCTCTTTGCCGAACATGGCGCCCGCGCGGTGGTGATCGCAGATATACAAGCGGAAAAAGGCCGATCCGTGGCGGAATCTATCGGCTCGCAGTGCTGCAGCTACTTCCAGTGCGACGTCGCCGATGAGGAACGAGTCAAGTCCATGGTGGAGTGGACTGTCAAAACCTACGGCGGACTCGACATAATGTTCAGCAATGCCGGAATCATTGGCAGCTCCGACCAAACCATACTTGACCTGGACTTCTCGCAGTACGAAGACGTTATGCGGGTCAATGCCCGGGGAATGGCTGTATGTGTGAAGCAAGCTGCGCGTAAAATGATCGAGCTGGGCACTAGAGGAGCTATTGTTTGCACCAGCAGTGTGGTGGCGGTGGTACCCGTGCAGATGTTCACCGACTACACGATGTCGAAGCATGCGGTGGTGGGGCTGGTGCGAGCGGCTAGCCAGCAGTTGGGAGCTCATGGGATAAGGATTAACTGCGTGTCGCCCTCGGCAGTGGTGACGCCGATGGCCAAGAAAGTTGGGGTTGCCACCGCCGGAGACGTGGAGAATCTTTTCGGGCCTTCGACTAGCTTGAAAGGGGTGTCGCTGACGGCGGAGCGTGTGGCGGAGGCGGTGGTTTTTCTGGCTTCCGATGACTCGGCGTTTATCACGGGGCATAATTTGGTGGTGGATGGTGGGCTGATCAGTATGCCCTTTATTCAAGTTGGAACAAAATCATCATGA
- the LOC105157111 gene encoding (-)-isopiperitenol/(-)-carveol dehydrogenase, mitochondrial-like — protein MADAPSISLKKKLEGKVAIITGGASGIGEVTARLFAEHGARGVVIADIQPEKGKSVAESIGSQSCSYFQCDVADEEQVKSMVEWTVKTYGGLDIMYSNAGITGSFHQTILELDFSEYDAVMRVNARGMAVCVKQAGRKMVELGTRGAIICTASVAGEVGGILQADYTMSKHAVVGLVRGAKQQLGLHGIRINSVSPSAVPTPFVEKVGLTAEDLEKTFGPLTSLKGVSLTAEHVAEAVLFLASDDSAFITGHNLRVDGGLICLPFFKPE, from the coding sequence ATGGCGGATGCCCCATCAATTTCCCTCAAGAAAAAGCTAGAAGGCAAAGTAGCCATAATAACAGGCGGCGCTAGCGGCATCGGAGAGGTCACCGCCCGCCTCTTCGCCGAACACGGTGCCCGCGGGGTGGTGATCGCCGATATCCAACCGGAAAAAGGCAAATCCGTGGCAGAATCTATCGGCTCGCAGAGCTGCAGCTACTTCCAGTGCGACGTCGCAGATGAAGAACAAGTCAAGTCCATGGTGGAGTGGACCGTGAAAACCTACGGTGGACTCGATATCATGTACAGCAATGCCGGAATTACTGGCAGCTTCCACCAAACCATACTGGAGCTAGACTTCTCGGAGTACGACGCGGTTATGCGGGTCAATGCACGGGGCATGGCTGTGTGTGTGAAGCAGGCTGGGCGCAAGATGGTGGAGCTGGGCACCAGAGGAGCTATTATTTGCACCGCCAGTGTGGCGGGGGAGGTCGGCGGAATACTCCAGGCAGACTACACCATGTCCAAACATGCAGTGGTGGGGCTGGTGCGAGGGGCGAAACAACAGCTGGGATTGCACGGGATAAGGATTAATTCCGTGTCGCCCTCGGCGGTTCCGACGCCGTTTGTCGAAAAAGTGGGGCTTACGGCCGAGGATTTGGAAAAGACTTTCGGGCCTTTGACTAGCTTGAAAGGGGTGTCGCTGACGGCGGAGCATGTGGCGGAGGCGGTCCTGTTTCTGGCTTCCGATGACTCGGCTTTTATCACGGGGCATAACTTGAGGGTCGATGGTGGGCTGATCTGTCTACCCTTCTTCAAGCCAGAATAA